CCCCGAAAATGCTGTAGAGTAATAATCTCCCGGTCATCGAAGGAAAGTTCCAACAAAGCTTTCCGTAGCTGCGTGACAGATTCGCGTCTCATGACCTCTTTCTCCGGGGTGGAATTATCAACCAGCAGGAAAGAGACATCATCCATATCCACCATCTTGTTTTCCCGGCTGGAACGGCGTCTTAGCCAGGTCCGGCTGAGATTGGACACGATAGTGTAGAACCAGGGCAGGAACGGCTTGCTGTCATCGTAAGTGCCAGCTGACCGGTAGACACGCAGGAAAGCTTCCTGAGAGATATCAAAGGCGTCATCCCGATTGCCGACCAGTCCCATAGCCAGGCGGTAGGCGGAATGCTTGTGTCGCTCGACGAGTTTCCCCAGAGCTTTCTTGCTACCGGATTTGATCTGTTGTACTAATGCCGTATCTGAACACATTAATCATACTTCCTTCTTACAAAAGATACTCCTCTGGAGAAGGAATATTCAAGCTTAAAGGGCAGAATTCTGTG
This genomic stretch from Candidatus Zixiibacteriota bacterium harbors:
- a CDS encoding RNA polymerase sigma factor, with amino-acid sequence MCSDTALVQQIKSGSKKALGKLVERHKHSAYRLAMGLVGNRDDAFDISQEAFLRVYRSAGTYDDSKPFLPWFYTIVSNLSRTWLRRRSSRENKMVDMDDVSFLLVDNSTPEKEVMRRESVTQLRKALLELSFDDREIITLQHFRGMSYDEIADLLGIPRGTVMSRLYYARKRLAKLMRDNDD